One window of Microcoleus vaginatus PCC 9802 genomic DNA carries:
- a CDS encoding hybrid sensor histidine kinase/response regulator yields MNDDDLNELIDAFTAECEEFLQSMETNLLAMESAGLKERQAAVKEMFRAAHSIKGAGSMLGFQNVSVAAHTLEDCFVILRDRTDLSALEPTTVSVLLQGVDALKKITIESVQHSGVTTPDQTQNLEAIAQIFDQFQAKYGKSEQSPVPAVSQSAAPDTLKQIFEHQVPALFNRLETELSQASEADLAKSVTALNQVYYQLSGLAGMLLLPDLGEIAAALSTLIDSPDLTLQRLQSEGWAIAQNLQTARQQILEGRAIAQPETSPSPTPPDSPRLPDSPTPPGISPSPSPTVQEISPSPSPTVPPSSTLPVPNPQRPTIRVDLERLTELVNLVGELVINRTNLELQESELRGEVKRIRRNIVDLSQFGGQLREEYDRLSFAEWRGGNGNSGLGKLAAAETEFPMIANGKSSPAHAHFDILEMDRYTEFHSTAAEVIETAQAISHSATKLDTLAMKFERSTDQLRRITEQLRSRVMQLRVVSFSRAVDHLPRALREMCLTYDKDVNLLLVGRDTKIDESLLDALRDPLIHLVRNAFDHGIEMPDVRKASGKPASGQIEIEARHQGGQTIITVADDGKGIDPEIIRRKVVTKGFATEEQAQEFSITELYDFLFWPGFSTTEGVSDLSGRGVGLDVVRTNLRTVRGTVKVDSRLGKGTSFIIKLPLLLSITDALMVKTDHNKIAVPLDAVEEILHIKASEVHIAGNQPMLWWREEFIRLVRMQDLLEYTVLGPDAPSPDPLTQDEIPVLVLASTEGMLAVAVERLIGQQEIVVKPLPPPLSKPRGVLGTTILGDGRVVNILDVDDLVGQPGVNSSIAAVSGKVQEIPASSSQSPQILVVDDSYTIRQLLSLTLTRARYRVVQAKDGVDALEKLQNGLACSLAIVDIEMPRMDGFELLRSIRSTERFAKIPVAMLTSRSGEKHRQMAMELGANQYFTKPYSEAQLLQAIPKLIHQSII; encoded by the coding sequence ATGAATGATGACGATTTAAACGAATTAATAGATGCTTTTACCGCAGAATGCGAAGAGTTTCTCCAGTCGATGGAGACGAACCTACTGGCGATGGAATCTGCGGGTTTGAAAGAGCGACAAGCAGCAGTTAAAGAAATGTTTCGGGCGGCTCACTCGATTAAAGGTGCGGGTTCTATGTTGGGCTTTCAAAACGTGTCTGTCGCAGCTCATACGCTGGAGGACTGTTTTGTCATTTTGCGCGATCGCACAGACTTGTCAGCCCTGGAACCGACTACGGTGAGTGTTTTGCTGCAGGGGGTGGATGCTCTCAAAAAGATTACGATCGAATCAGTTCAACACTCGGGTGTCACAACTCCGGATCAAACGCAAAACTTGGAGGCGATCGCCCAAATTTTCGATCAGTTCCAGGCCAAGTACGGCAAGTCAGAACAGTCCCCAGTCCCCGCAGTCAGCCAATCTGCCGCCCCGGATACCCTGAAACAGATTTTTGAACACCAAGTGCCGGCACTCTTCAATCGCCTAGAAACCGAGCTTTCCCAAGCTTCCGAGGCAGATTTGGCAAAAAGCGTCACCGCCCTCAACCAGGTTTACTACCAACTTTCCGGTTTGGCTGGAATGCTGCTATTGCCGGATTTGGGGGAAATCGCCGCAGCCCTCAGCACTTTGATCGACTCTCCCGACTTGACTCTACAACGGTTGCAATCCGAGGGTTGGGCGATCGCCCAAAACTTGCAAACCGCACGCCAACAAATATTGGAAGGAAGGGCGATCGCCCAACCCGAAACCTCCCCCTCCCCGACTCCCCCCGACTCCCCCCGACTCCCCGACTCCCCGACTCCCCCGGGCATCTCCCCCTCCCCCTCCCCGACAGTCCAGGAAATCTCCCCCTCCCCCTCCCCGACAGTCCCCCCCTCCTCGACTCTCCCAGTCCCCAACCCACAAAGGCCGACAATCCGGGTAGACTTAGAACGCTTAACTGAATTGGTGAATCTAGTCGGGGAATTAGTCATCAACCGTACAAATTTAGAACTTCAAGAATCCGAACTGCGTGGCGAAGTCAAGCGCATCCGCCGCAATATCGTAGATTTGAGCCAATTCGGCGGTCAGTTGCGAGAAGAATACGACAGACTGAGCTTTGCAGAGTGGAGGGGGGGAAACGGGAACTCTGGATTGGGAAAACTTGCAGCAGCAGAAACAGAATTCCCAATGATTGCTAACGGCAAATCCTCTCCTGCCCATGCTCACTTCGATATCTTAGAGATGGATCGTTATACAGAGTTCCACTCGACAGCCGCAGAAGTCATCGAAACTGCCCAAGCAATTTCTCACTCCGCCACCAAATTAGACACCTTAGCCATGAAATTCGAGCGCAGTACCGACCAACTGCGCCGCATTACCGAACAACTACGCAGCCGCGTCATGCAGTTGCGAGTCGTGAGTTTCAGTCGCGCCGTCGATCACTTGCCCAGAGCCCTGCGGGAGATGTGTCTCACATACGATAAAGATGTCAACCTGCTGCTAGTGGGAAGAGATACCAAAATTGACGAAAGTTTGCTCGACGCTTTGCGCGACCCCTTAATACACTTAGTGAGAAACGCTTTCGACCACGGCATCGAAATGCCCGATGTTCGGAAAGCAAGCGGCAAGCCGGCCAGCGGTCAAATAGAAATAGAAGCCCGCCACCAAGGTGGCCAAACTATTATTACTGTCGCCGATGACGGCAAAGGCATTGACCCGGAAATCATCCGCCGTAAAGTTGTCACAAAGGGTTTCGCCACGGAGGAGCAAGCTCAAGAATTTTCCATTACCGAACTCTACGATTTTCTGTTTTGGCCGGGTTTCAGCACTACAGAAGGCGTCAGCGACCTTTCGGGGCGGGGAGTCGGGCTTGACGTGGTGCGAACAAATTTGCGGACTGTGCGGGGGACTGTGAAGGTAGACTCTCGCCTCGGAAAAGGTACGAGTTTTATCATTAAACTGCCACTGCTACTGTCGATTACTGATGCTTTGATGGTGAAGACCGATCACAATAAAATAGCAGTGCCACTGGATGCAGTCGAGGAAATTCTGCACATTAAAGCCTCGGAAGTTCACATCGCCGGCAATCAGCCGATGCTGTGGTGGCGGGAGGAATTTATTCGTTTGGTGAGGATGCAAGATTTGCTCGAATACACCGTCCTCGGGCCGGATGCCCCGTCTCCTGACCCTTTGACCCAAGACGAAATTCCCGTCCTGGTTTTGGCTTCTACCGAAGGAATGCTGGCGGTGGCCGTGGAACGGCTGATCGGTCAGCAGGAAATTGTGGTTAAACCTTTGCCACCGCCTCTCTCCAAGCCTCGCGGCGTTTTGGGGACTACGATTTTGGGGGACGGGCGCGTGGTGAATATTCTGGATGTGGATGATTTGGTGGGCCAACCTGGGGTAAATAGTTCGATCGCCGCTGTCTCCGGTAAAGTGCAGGAGATACCGGCGAGTTCGAGTCAGTCACCGCAGATTTTGGTAGTGGATGATTCCTATACAATTCGCCAGTTGCTGTCTCTGACGCTGACTCGTGCTCGCTACCGGGTGGTACAGGCTAAAGACGGTGTGGATGCCCTGGAAAAGTTGCAAAATGGTCTTGCTTGCAGTTTGGCGATCGTCGATATTGAAATGCCCCGGATGGATGGATTTGAATTGTTGCGATCGATCAGATCGACCGAGCGCTTTGCTAAGATTCCCGTAGCCATGCTGACATCCCGTAGCGGGGAAAAACATCGGCAAATGGCAATGGAATTAGGCGCAAATCAATACTTCACCAAACCTTACAGCGAAGCCCAACTTTTACAAGCTATCCCCAAATTAATCCACCAATCAATAATTTAA
- a CDS encoding PAS domain S-box protein, producing the protein MLKLLYTWLATTFTLTLPDLSPSLVAGAANVIISGCYFAIAWLISLALWRNRQFGFDIFAIVTAGIFWTCAFGHSGHAAEYLGLPHSPVVQTVFDWITVIAAIAFLSLSNRYGFLVGSTRILNAKKETEQALSETTQRFHAIFDQAFQAIALLEADGTLIEANQTALKWGDFPASEVQGLKFWLTPGWASSPTNQQRLKTNIQQVSAGNFVREEYEITGANNQVTVIDLSFKPLLNATGEVFQILAEGREITKRKQAESALQQLSAELEQRVNERTEQLLQTNTQLEQEILDRTAAQEQLKASEQFLNNILNSIPDPLYVKDQQHRWIKLNDAFCQYIGHSREELIGNCYDQFLPKEEAEKYREKDELVFLTNTSIEIQKTIQDPAGNTRFLSAKKSTFVDTDGRKFLVSSMRDITKRVQMEEQLRQTLAEVESSQNLLRTVIDATPDCIFVKDRNSRYTLVNAGFATAFGKTQAEIIGKDDAEIGISVDRIFGSFQAQTDSQNQIQNFRADNHLASNSNDLATLADGKVHSFDTLKLPLKDAEGNILGMLGLARDITQRRKSEEELLRFKAILETTTDWVGIADSQQRTIYLNRAAREMLRVGENADLAGFSISDLTSPKSIDTLINVGIPAACREGAWSGEAMWRTLDGKEIPVSQVIIAHKSENGEIEFLSTIARNITESKRIEEALQQNLQMLDLASDALIVRDMDGTINYWNQGAERMYGWTKKEALGKLTHILLHSTFSQPLAAIWAQLEEQDYWEGEITHTTNYDTKITVFSRWNLQRDEQGKPKAILETNNDITERKQAEIEKQRLIAIVESSSDFIGTATLEGQGTYLNAAGIKQVGLHNIEEVRSKSMYDFFSVEDAKIFKEEIVPATVRDGFWQGEFRLRNFQTGEDFPVDFTLFTVKHPETGEPIGFATVTRDISDRKRAEEMLRDRERLFRAIFDQSFQFIGLLKPDGTVLEANQTALAAAGLLSEEIIGAQFSETLWWQISPETKQQIREAIVSAAAGEVVRYEVDVLVAGGAVVTVDFSIKPIKDESGKVVLLIPEGRDISDRKALERELVLRQSRFDAFFAAAPTSMCIFDEQLRFVQVNEKLAATTGVSVAEHFGKTVREVIPEMVDTQVPMLQQILATNQPLLNVEVSGSFFNEPGVLRDWLASYFPLPGSDGKPIGIGVVGIEITDRKKAELERDRFFTLSLDLVCIIDFEGKFKRINPAWEKTLGYAPLELEDNYYIDLVHPDDRESTLEQAEKVAGGSELKSYENRYRCKDGSYRWLSWKVRPVTEQKLMYAVARDVTENKQALNQLQETTAQLARSEDQFRQQSNLLELLINSIGDGIIAADENNNFLLFNPAAEDIFGMGSTETLPNEWSAKYGLFLPDTVTPYPPAEIPLARTVRGESFDDVDLFTRHAGKPEGLWVKVNGRPLKDETGALKGGVVVCRNVTEQRASQQRMQQLAETQERLLQELKTRQNALDEAAIVSETDVQGIISYVNNRFLEISGYNIGELLHRNHRLVNSGYHPKSFFEEMWVTISRGLVWKGEVKNRRKDGSFYWVDSTISPIFDTTGTIVKYIAIRFDITERKEAEERLGKLAAERKAEADSLTQQVVKLLGEIKGAAQGDLTVRAEVTNDVLGAVADSFNFLIGSLRKVVTGIQNLAEQVTSATDESINNTSQLTQQAEIQAAKISAIMREIERIVNSIRDVRDVSVRAETVAQQSSQTAEVGGMAVDRAVEGINGLRLTIASTSKMMKRLGESSQQIGKIVTSISQLASQTNLLALNATIEAARAGEQGLGFAVVAEEVRKLAERSAGATEEISEIVGTIQEEISRVMKAMESGTLEVVEGTKLASEAKTHLNAIIEVSREMNALVQNITIASAKQTVSAEGIANSMQQVNEIANTTAQKGADVKASLDELSGSLGQLQKSVANFRS; encoded by the coding sequence ATGCTCAAACTTCTCTATACCTGGCTCGCAACAACTTTCACCCTGACATTGCCTGACTTGTCGCCATCGCTGGTAGCTGGGGCTGCTAATGTCATCATTTCTGGTTGTTACTTTGCCATCGCCTGGCTAATCAGCTTAGCTCTGTGGCGAAACCGTCAATTCGGGTTCGACATCTTCGCCATAGTCACAGCAGGCATATTTTGGACTTGCGCTTTCGGCCACAGCGGCCACGCTGCCGAATACCTAGGACTGCCGCACTCTCCGGTGGTGCAAACTGTGTTCGATTGGATCACTGTAATTGCGGCGATCGCTTTTTTGAGTTTGTCCAACCGCTACGGCTTCTTAGTAGGTTCCACCCGCATCCTTAACGCTAAAAAAGAAACAGAACAAGCGCTGAGCGAAACTACCCAGCGATTTCACGCAATCTTCGACCAAGCTTTTCAAGCGATCGCATTATTGGAGGCAGACGGTACTCTGATCGAAGCCAATCAGACAGCCCTAAAATGGGGGGATTTCCCAGCATCCGAAGTGCAGGGGCTGAAATTTTGGCTGACACCAGGGTGGGCATCATCCCCAACCAACCAGCAGCGCCTAAAAACGAACATTCAACAAGTTTCTGCCGGAAATTTTGTCCGGGAAGAATACGAAATCACCGGAGCTAACAACCAGGTAACAGTAATTGACTTGTCGTTTAAGCCGCTGTTAAATGCAACAGGAGAAGTATTTCAAATCCTCGCCGAAGGCCGGGAGATTACCAAGCGCAAACAGGCCGAATCCGCCTTGCAGCAGCTAAGCGCAGAACTAGAGCAGCGAGTGAATGAAAGAACCGAGCAGCTCCTGCAAACTAACACACAATTGGAACAGGAAATTCTCGATCGCACCGCAGCCCAAGAGCAATTAAAAGCCTCAGAACAATTCTTAAACAACATCCTCAACAGCATCCCCGACCCGCTTTACGTCAAAGATCAACAGCACCGCTGGATAAAATTAAATGATGCGTTTTGTCAATACATAGGTCACAGCAGAGAAGAACTAATTGGCAACTGCTACGACCAGTTTTTGCCCAAAGAGGAAGCAGAGAAATATCGAGAAAAAGACGAATTAGTTTTCTTGACAAATACCAGCATCGAAATCCAAAAAACTATCCAAGATCCAGCAGGAAACACCCGCTTTCTCTCCGCCAAAAAATCTACTTTTGTAGATACCGACGGCAGGAAATTTCTCGTTTCCTCGATGAGAGATATCACCAAGCGCGTGCAAATGGAAGAACAACTGCGCCAGACACTCGCAGAAGTAGAAAGCTCCCAAAACTTGCTGCGGACAGTGATTGACGCTACCCCAGACTGCATCTTCGTCAAAGATCGAAATTCGCGCTATACCCTAGTCAATGCAGGTTTCGCCACCGCCTTCGGCAAAACTCAAGCAGAAATTATCGGCAAAGACGACGCAGAAATCGGCATATCGGTCGATCGAATCTTTGGCAGCTTCCAGGCCCAAACCGATTCCCAGAACCAAATCCAAAACTTCCGGGCAGACAACCATCTAGCCTCGAACTCCAACGACTTAGCCACCTTAGCCGACGGCAAAGTACACAGCTTTGACACCCTGAAATTGCCTCTCAAAGATGCAGAAGGCAACATTTTAGGAATGCTCGGGTTGGCGCGCGACATCACACAGCGCCGCAAATCTGAAGAAGAACTATTGCGGTTCAAAGCAATTTTAGAAACCACAACAGACTGGGTAGGCATCGCCGACTCCCAACAGCGCACCATTTATCTCAACCGCGCAGCCCGAGAAATGTTGAGAGTTGGCGAAAACGCAGATTTAGCCGGATTCAGCATTTCCGACCTGACATCGCCCAAAAGTATCGACACTCTTATCAACGTCGGCATCCCCGCAGCTTGCCGGGAGGGGGCGTGGAGTGGCGAGGCAATGTGGCGAACTTTAGACGGCAAAGAAATACCAGTTTCTCAAGTAATTATTGCTCACAAATCCGAGAATGGAGAAATTGAATTTCTGTCAACTATCGCCCGCAACATTACAGAAAGCAAGCGCATAGAAGAAGCCTTGCAGCAGAACTTGCAAATGCTTGACCTGGCAAGCGACGCCTTGATCGTTCGCGATATGGACGGCACGATTAATTATTGGAATCAGGGAGCCGAACGGATGTACGGCTGGACAAAAAAAGAAGCCTTGGGGAAACTCACCCATATTCTATTACACAGCACTTTTTCCCAGCCTTTAGCAGCTATATGGGCACAGTTAGAAGAGCAGGATTATTGGGAAGGAGAAATAACTCACACCACCAATTATGACACTAAAATCACCGTATTCAGCCGCTGGAATTTGCAGCGAGACGAACAGGGAAAACCCAAAGCAATTTTAGAAACTAACAACGATATCACGGAGCGCAAGCAAGCCGAAATCGAAAAGCAAAGATTGATTGCGATCGTAGAAAGCAGCTCGGATTTTATCGGCACGGCAACCCTGGAGGGACAGGGAACATACCTGAATGCCGCTGGAATTAAACAAGTAGGATTACACAATATTGAAGAAGTCAGAAGCAAAAGTATGTATGACTTCTTCTCAGTAGAAGATGCTAAGATTTTCAAAGAAGAAATCGTGCCGGCTACTGTGCGTGACGGTTTTTGGCAGGGTGAATTCCGCTTGAGGAACTTTCAAACCGGCGAAGACTTTCCGGTTGACTTCACCCTATTTACAGTCAAACACCCAGAAACCGGCGAGCCTATCGGGTTCGCAACAGTTACTCGCGACATCAGCGATCGCAAACGCGCAGAAGAGATGCTGCGCGATCGCGAAAGACTATTCCGAGCCATTTTCGACCAATCGTTCCAATTCATAGGTCTGCTCAAACCGGACGGCACCGTTTTGGAAGCCAACCAAACAGCCCTGGCCGCCGCAGGCCTGCTGAGCGAAGAAATAATAGGCGCTCAGTTTTCCGAAACCCTGTGGTGGCAGATTTCCCCAGAAACCAAGCAACAGATACGAGAAGCGATCGTCTCTGCAGCCGCCGGCGAGGTAGTCCGCTACGAAGTGGACGTGCTAGTTGCAGGCGGTGCAGTAGTAACCGTTGACTTCTCCATCAAACCCATCAAAGACGAGAGCGGCAAAGTCGTGCTGCTAATTCCAGAAGGTCGCGACATCAGCGATCGCAAAGCCCTAGAACGAGAATTAGTTTTGCGTCAAAGTCGCTTTGACGCATTTTTCGCAGCCGCCCCCACCTCAATGTGTATTTTTGACGAGCAGTTGCGCTTCGTGCAAGTCAACGAGAAATTAGCGGCAACCACCGGCGTCTCAGTTGCCGAACACTTCGGTAAGACGGTGAGGGAAGTTATACCCGAAATGGTCGATACCCAAGTGCCGATGTTGCAGCAGATTCTCGCCACCAACCAACCCTTGTTAAACGTTGAGGTGTCGGGATCATTCTTCAACGAACCGGGCGTCCTCCGAGATTGGCTGGCGTCATACTTTCCTTTGCCCGGATCTGACGGCAAACCAATCGGTATCGGGGTTGTGGGGATCGAAATTACCGATCGCAAAAAAGCAGAATTAGAGCGCGATCGATTTTTTACTCTTTCCCTAGACTTGGTTTGTATTATAGATTTTGAAGGCAAATTCAAGCGCATCAATCCCGCTTGGGAAAAAACTCTCGGCTACGCGCCGCTTGAACTCGAAGACAACTATTATATCGATTTAGTCCATCCAGACGATCGCGAATCAACCCTAGAACAAGCGGAAAAAGTAGCCGGCGGCTCCGAATTAAAGTCTTATGAAAATCGCTACCGCTGCAAAGACGGTTCCTACAGGTGGCTGTCGTGGAAAGTGCGACCTGTAACCGAACAAAAGCTCATGTATGCAGTCGCTCGGGACGTTACTGAAAACAAACAGGCACTTAATCAATTACAAGAAACAACAGCCCAATTAGCCCGTTCCGAAGACCAATTTCGGCAGCAAAGCAATCTCCTGGAACTGCTAATAAACAGCATTGGCGACGGCATAATTGCTGCCGACGAAAATAACAATTTTCTTTTGTTCAACCCCGCCGCCGAAGATATCTTTGGCATGGGTTCGACAGAGACTCTTCCCAACGAATGGTCGGCAAAATACGGTTTATTCTTGCCCGATACGGTAACTCCCTATCCCCCAGCCGAAATACCTTTAGCGCGCACGGTTCGAGGAGAATCCTTTGACGACGTAGACCTTTTCACCCGCCACGCAGGCAAGCCTGAGGGTCTGTGGGTGAAAGTTAACGGCCGGCCGCTCAAAGACGAAACGGGGGCGCTTAAAGGCGGCGTAGTCGTTTGTCGCAACGTCACCGAACAAAGAGCCTCCCAGCAGCGAATGCAGCAGTTGGCAGAGACACAGGAACGCTTGCTGCAAGAACTCAAAACGCGGCAAAATGCCCTAGACGAAGCTGCGATCGTCAGCGAAACTGATGTCCAAGGCATAATTTCCTACGTCAACAACAGATTCCTTGAAATCTCCGGTTACAACATAGGAGAACTCCTGCACCGCAACCACCGCCTCGTCAATTCCGGCTACCATCCCAAATCATTTTTTGAAGAAATGTGGGTGACAATTTCTCGCGGTTTAGTGTGGAAAGGGGAAGTCAAAAACCGACGCAAAGATGGCTCGTTTTACTGGGTAGATTCGACGATCTCTCCCATTTTTGATACCACCGGCACAATAGTCAAATATATCGCCATTCGCTTTGATATCACGGAGCGCAAAGAAGCAGAAGAACGACTAGGAAAACTGGCAGCCGAACGTAAAGCTGAAGCTGATTCTCTGACTCAGCAAGTCGTTAAATTGTTGGGAGAAATTAAAGGCGCGGCTCAAGGCGACTTGACAGTCAGGGCGGAAGTGACTAACGACGTTTTAGGTGCTGTCGCCGACTCTTTCAACTTCTTAATCGGTTCTCTGCGGAAAGTGGTAACGGGAATTCAAAATTTAGCCGAACAGGTAACATCTGCCACCGACGAGTCAATTAACAATACCAGTCAACTCACCCAACAGGCAGAAATTCAAGCAGCAAAAATATCTGCCATCATGCGCGAAATCGAGCGGATTGTGAATTCGATCCGCGACGTGCGAGATGTTTCGGTGCGGGCTGAAACAGTGGCTCAGCAGTCTTCTCAAACGGCTGAAGTCGGCGGTATGGCGGTCGATCGAGCTGTCGAAGGCATTAACGGGCTGCGGTTGACGATCGCCTCTACCTCAAAAATGATGAAGCGTTTGGGCGAATCTTCGCAGCAAATTGGCAAAATTGTGACTTCGATTTCTCAACTTGCTTCGCAAACTAATTTATTAGCTCTCAATGCTACTATTGAGGCGGCGCGAGCCGGCGAACAAGGTTTAGGCTTTGCAGTTGTAGCCGAAGAAGTGCGGAAATTAGCAGAAAGATCCGCCGGCGCTACTGAGGAAATCTCGGAAATTGTCGGTACAATTCAAGAAGAAATCAGCCGCGTGATGAAGGCAATGGAATCCGGGACGCTGGAGGTAGTGGAAGGTACTAAGCTGGCAAGCGAAGCTAAAACTCACCTCAATGCCATCATCGAAGTTAGTCGAGAAATGAATGCTTTGGTGCAGAATATTACTATCGCATCTGCCAAGCAAACTGTTTCGGCTGAGGGAATTGCTAACAGTATGCAGCAAGTCAACGAGATTGCTAACACGACTGCACAAAAAGGTGCGGATGTCAAAGCATCTTTGGACGAGCTGTCTGGTTCTCTGGGCCAATTGCAAAAGTCGGTGGCGAATTTCCGCAGTTAG
- a CDS encoding chemotaxis protein CheW: MKITAPLAGGNQTSITKQFLLFGQGDSLFGIELEAVREVLSLKEQPISLVPNTLPFLLGLTNLRGEILAAADFGLFVGIESVDIYHPNSRILVVEAPDPRDVRLLSRIRLGLAVSHVEGVLPLHPDRIVSALDVSPDLAPFLKGLYNSEGRLLMIVDVEAIANSERW, translated from the coding sequence ATGAAAATAACGGCTCCCCTAGCTGGGGGGAATCAGACCAGTATAACAAAGCAATTTCTCCTGTTCGGTCAAGGAGACAGTCTGTTCGGCATAGAATTAGAGGCAGTGCGGGAAGTCCTTTCGCTCAAGGAACAACCGATTTCCCTGGTTCCCAACACCCTGCCATTTTTGCTGGGATTAACCAACTTGCGGGGCGAAATCTTAGCAGCAGCAGACTTCGGACTGTTCGTGGGTATTGAGTCGGTTGACATCTACCACCCAAACAGCCGCATCTTAGTTGTAGAAGCGCCCGATCCACGAGACGTGAGATTGTTGTCGAGAATCCGCCTGGGATTAGCCGTCTCCCACGTCGAAGGAGTTTTACCTCTCCATCCCGATCGCATTGTCTCAGCACTAGATGTGAGTCCCGACCTAGCTCCATTCTTAAAAGGTCTGTACAATTCCGAAGGACGCTTGCTAATGATTGTCGATGTAGAAGCGATCGCCAATTCCGAACGCTGGTAA
- a CDS encoding phosphoadenylyl-sulfate reductase, which yields MVAIQRNLNIAALEAEYSQKTPRDILKFALENFDNISISFSGAEDVVLIDIASKITKNFRVFTLDTGRLHSETYQFLDQVRKHYGIKLEVMFPDAAEVQALVDEKGLFSFYQDGHKECCGVRKVKPLRRKLNTLDAWITGQRKDQSPSTRNHIPVIEVDTAFSTPDHELIKFNPLANWSSAEVWEYIRALDVPYNKLHERGFVSIGCEPCTRPVLPNQHEREGRWWWEEATVKECGLHAGNAQT from the coding sequence ATGGTTGCCATCCAAAGAAATCTCAACATTGCCGCGCTAGAAGCAGAATACAGTCAAAAAACACCGCGAGACATTCTCAAATTTGCCCTAGAAAATTTTGACAATATCTCCATTTCTTTCAGCGGGGCTGAAGATGTAGTTCTGATCGATATTGCCTCAAAAATTACCAAAAACTTCCGCGTTTTCACCCTAGACACCGGACGCTTGCACTCAGAAACTTATCAGTTTTTGGATCAAGTCAGAAAACATTACGGCATTAAATTAGAAGTAATGTTTCCCGATGCCGCAGAAGTACAAGCCCTAGTAGATGAAAAGGGATTGTTTAGTTTTTATCAAGACGGTCACAAAGAATGCTGCGGCGTGCGGAAAGTCAAGCCGCTGCGCCGCAAACTGAATACTCTCGATGCTTGGATTACCGGTCAACGCAAAGACCAAAGTCCCAGTACCCGCAACCATATTCCGGTTATTGAAGTTGACACTGCATTCTCCACTCCCGACCATGAATTAATTAAATTCAACCCCTTAGCAAACTGGTCTTCGGCAGAGGTTTGGGAATACATTCGCGCTTTGGATGTGCCTTACAACAAGTTGCACGAACGCGGTTTTGTAAGTATTGGTTGCGAACCTTGTACGAGGCCGGTATTGCCGAACCAACACGAACGCGAAGGCCGCTGGTGGTGGGAAGAAGCGACCGTAAAAGAGTGCGGTTTGCACGCTGGTAACGCGCAAACATAG